The nucleotide sequence GCCATCGACCGGACGCTGCGACCCCTGCAGCCCGAGGTCGGACGACAGGATCGTGTTGTCGACGCCGGCCACCTCGATCAGGTGCGCAAGATCATCCGGGCTGTATTTTAAGGATTTGCCTTCGATGAACATGCAGATCGAATGTTCCATCTTGACGCCAATCGCGACCAGTTGCCGGATATCGGTGTCACTGCAGCCGACGATGTAGGTCGGGTGGTTGACCATCATCTTCTTGACGCCGCGCCGCGCCGCCTCGTCGAACAGGATGTGCAGCTCGCTGGCCGGCAGGTGACCACCGGCCAGGATGATATCCGCCTCGGCAATGAGGTCGATGACCTTTTTGGTGTCATCCGTGAGCTTGCCATTGGCGTCGAGCGCGGAAAGCGGAATCGGATCGAGCATCTTCTGCGAGGTCTTCGGAAAGGTCGAATTTCCCGCCGCCATGGCCTTGATATGGTTTGCGGCTGATAACGTCGGCATCCAGACGATCCTGGCGCCGAGCTTGATCGCGTGGTCGACCGCATGCGGGTTGATGCCGCCCGATGCATTGTTCAGCACGATACCCGAGAACAGCTTCACATTGGTT is from Bradyrhizobium sp. AZCC 2176 and encodes:
- a CDS encoding DUF6282 family protein; amino-acid sequence: MADKQASYPTTVPLPTLSRAAEVAELLVGAIDLHCHSGPAAMPRILDHHEELLDAAEAKFRAVLYKDHFYAGMAHAILLEKLFPETNVKLFSGIVLNNASGGINPHAVDHAIKLGARIVWMPTLSAANHIKAMAAGNSTFPKTSQKMLDPIPLSALDANGKLTDDTKKVIDLIAEADIILAGGHLPASELHILFDEAARRGVKKMMVNHPTYIVGCSDTDIRQLVAIGVKMEHSICMFIEGKSLKYSPDDLAHLIEVAGVDNTILSSDLGLQGSQRPVDGFRSITQILLDLQMPSTAIRKLISDNAARFLNLPVSRSAAQDAA